The DNA segment TCGGCGTCGTGCAAGGCCCGTACGACGGCAATGGCCTCGCCGAATCGACCGTCTACGACCATCTCTTTGACTTCCAGGGCCCCTGGGCCTCGCTCGTCTTCACCAACGTCAACCTCGGCACGTCCAGCCGCCTCGAGATCATCTCGAACCTCGACGGCAGCGTCGAGGAGTTCGTCGGCGGCACCATGGCCAACTGCCAAGGCCGCTCCTCGCTCTTCAACGGCGGCCAGATCGTGGTGCGGCTGCACGTCGCGCCGAACGATCGGGGCGTGGGCTTCCGCCTCGACTCCGCCGACGTCGGTCAGCACCAGTTCACCGAACGCTCTCTCTGCGGCGAGGACAACCGTTCACGCTCCACCGACAACCGCATCGCGCGATTCATAAAGTTCAACACCAACGGCAGCATCGGCATCTGCACAGCGTACCTCTCGAGCGCCGGCATCTTCATCACCGCAGGCCACTGTTTCGACGCCGACGGCGACGGCAACCGCGACGCCAACAACGGCTACAGAGTCGAGTTCAACGTGCCCTCGTCAAACTCCAACGGCACGATCGTCTTCGCGGCGCCGCAGGATCAGTACCCGGTGAACAACTCGCAGTTCCTCCACGACCCGAGCGTGATCGCAGGACGCGACTTCGCCTGCTTTGACACCACCACGAACAGCAGCGGCCAGCACCCGCAACAGCGCCAAGGGTACTTCCGTCTCTGCGGAACCGGCACATTCCTCGTCGGCGCCGACCTGCGCGTCACGGGGCACGGGGACGATACCGGCATCAACTATGCCACCCAGCAGACCTCGACAGGTCAGGTGCTGAGCAACCTGAGCGTTGGTTTGCCCGTCCCGCATTGGTACGCCTTCTACCAGGCCGACACCGAAGCCGGAAGCTCAGGTTCTCCCCTCTTCGTCGACTCCAGGCCCGGCTACGCCGCCGGCATCCACACCGACGGAGGGTGCTCGCTCGAGTTCCCTCCCGCAGGCAACGCCGGGACCGATATCCGCCTGCCCGCGCTCAACGCCATGCTCGCCGATTTCCCCGGACCAGACTCCCGCTTCGTGGATCGGACGCACGCCCACCGCGTCACCACCATGGGAAGCGGCACACCATTGGACCCGGACTGGAATGTCACTCGCTCCGCCACCACCGTCGCCAACGGCGGCACCGTGTACATCACCGACGGCACGTACAACGACATCGGCCGCTTCGACCGCCCGCAGCGCTGGGTCGCCCCCTTCGGCGGGGTCCGCATCGGCGTTCCCTGACCCCGACCTCGAATCTCACCCTCACCAAAGGGCCCGTCTCATGTGGCGCCTACCCCTCAGATTCGGCCTCTTCGCCGCCGCCCTGGTGATGCCCGGCGCCGCGCCCGGCCAGTCGATCGCGCCCCCGTCCGTCCCCGTCGTGCCCGCTCGCGCACTCGGCCCGGCGATCGACGGCGGCACGCGCACCACCCTCGCGCTCCCCGCCGATCTCCCCGCCACCTTCGCAGTTGACATCCCGGCCGGACCGCACGCCGGACGGCTGATTCTCACCAAGTACCTCGTTCGTGCGAGCAACTCCCGCGTCCTCGTCGAGGACGAACCCGGGCGCCTCACCCCCGTCAAGCCCGCACCCGCATCCACCTACCGCGGCACCGTCGAAGGCGTCGAAGGCGCCCAGGTCGCGGCGTCCATCATCGACGGCCAACTCCACGCGATCATCTTCACGCCCGGCGGCCAAACCTGGGGCATCGAGCCCGCCCCCAACCCAGACCTCGCGAACCAGCACGTCGTCTACACCACGGCCGACATGCGCGCGTCGCCGGGCACCTGCGGCCTGACGACCACGCCCAATCCTCTCGACCCCGACGCCCTCATTGAAGCGGCCAACGTCGAGCTCGATGAGTTCCGCCTCCAGACCCTCCTCTGGGCGCGCATCGCCTTCGACGCCGACTATGAGTACTACAACGTCAACCGCCGCGACCCCGCCCGCGTCCAGGCCGAGATCGAGCTGCTCCTCAACGCCACCAACCTCGCGTACGAGCGCGCCTGCCGCCTCAGCCATGTGCTCGGCGACATCATCATCCGCACGACAGAGGATGACCCGTACACGGGAAATGATTCCGTCGCGCTCCGCGACCAGTTCCGCGCGCATTGGATCGGTAACCATCAGGGAGTCTCTCGCGACATCGCCTACATGATGTCCGGCAGGACGTTCACCGACAATCACATCGGCATCGCGTTCCTGGGCGGCATGTGCGGCAGCCCTCACAGCGGCAACGGCTACGCCATCTCGGCCTCCTTCGTCAGCACCTTCATCCAGCGAGTCACGCTCATGGCCCACGAGCTCGGCCACACGTGGAACGCCGAGCACTGCAACCAGCTTGATCCCCCGGTCACGCCGTGCACCATCATGTGCTCGGCCATCGACAGTTGCTCGCCGGTGGGCGCCCCAGACTTTGATCCCTACTCCGCCGCCGTCATCCGCCAGTTCGCCGCCGGCCGCACCTGCCTCGACCCCAACAGCCCCATCATCTGGGTCGACTTCAACTACTCCGGCTCCACCCCCAACGGCAGCTACACCACGCCGTTCACGACCTTCAACGCCGCCCTCGCCTTCGCCCAGCCCGGACAGACCATCGCCATCAAGGGCGGCTCCAGCAACGAAACCACAGGCCGCATCACCACGCCCCTCACCCTCGAAGCCTTCCCCGACGCGACCACCATCGGGCGCTGATCGCTCGCCCGCCCGCGATCGACCACACGACGCCGCCGCGCCGCCATACGCCCGGTCGGGCACACCCCTCCCCCAAAAAGCGACAAAGCCCCGAAGATCGGGGCTTGTCCTTCAAGTGGAGCGGAGGAGAATCGAACTCCCGACCTCATCATTGCGAACGATGCGCTCTACCAGCTGAGCTACCGCCCCATCGCGTGTCCGCGGGTGGTCGCCACGCCGCGGGGGCCACTATAGGTCTGCACCGGGCGTTCTTCCGCGCTTCTTGGCGGGCTGGTTCCGGGGTGGTGCTGGTTCCGGGGTGGTGCTGTTTCCGGGGTGGTGCTGTTTCCGGGGCGGGCCTTTCCAGTCCCCGTGCGTCGGGGCACGGCCGCGTGTGGGGGTGGGAACCTATCCGGGCCCGGTGCTCTCCGTTTCCCGCGCCCCCGCGCGAACCCACGCGGCCTATTGTCCTTACTGAGAATCGGTTCTCGTCTTCCGCCC comes from the Planctomycetota bacterium genome and includes:
- a CDS encoding trypsin-like peptidase domain-containing protein, producing the protein MFRSLLLLLAACLCVDVSAAQDFVPGRREAVGVVQGPYDGNGLAESTVYDHLFDFQGPWASLVFTNVNLGTSSRLEIISNLDGSVEEFVGGTMANCQGRSSLFNGGQIVVRLHVAPNDRGVGFRLDSADVGQHQFTERSLCGEDNRSRSTDNRIARFIKFNTNGSIGICTAYLSSAGIFITAGHCFDADGDGNRDANNGYRVEFNVPSSNSNGTIVFAAPQDQYPVNNSQFLHDPSVIAGRDFACFDTTTNSSGQHPQQRQGYFRLCGTGTFLVGADLRVTGHGDDTGINYATQQTSTGQVLSNLSVGLPVPHWYAFYQADTEAGSSGSPLFVDSRPGYAAGIHTDGGCSLEFPPAGNAGTDIRLPALNAMLADFPGPDSRFVDRTHAHRVTTMGSGTPLDPDWNVTRSATTVANGGTVYITDGTYNDIGRFDRPQRWVAPFGGVRIGVP
- a CDS encoding M12 family metallo-peptidase, which translates into the protein MWRLPLRFGLFAAALVMPGAAPGQSIAPPSVPVVPARALGPAIDGGTRTTLALPADLPATFAVDIPAGPHAGRLILTKYLVRASNSRVLVEDEPGRLTPVKPAPASTYRGTVEGVEGAQVAASIIDGQLHAIIFTPGGQTWGIEPAPNPDLANQHVVYTTADMRASPGTCGLTTTPNPLDPDALIEAANVELDEFRLQTLLWARIAFDADYEYYNVNRRDPARVQAEIELLLNATNLAYERACRLSHVLGDIIIRTTEDDPYTGNDSVALRDQFRAHWIGNHQGVSRDIAYMMSGRTFTDNHIGIAFLGGMCGSPHSGNGYAISASFVSTFIQRVTLMAHELGHTWNAEHCNQLDPPVTPCTIMCSAIDSCSPVGAPDFDPYSAAVIRQFAAGRTCLDPNSPIIWVDFNYSGSTPNGSYTTPFTTFNAALAFAQPGQTIAIKGGSSNETTGRITTPLTLEAFPDATTIGR